A stretch of Coccidioides posadasii str. Silveira chromosome 2, complete sequence DNA encodes these proteins:
- a CDS encoding uncharacterized protein (EggNog:ENOG410PHC9~COG:T~BUSCO:1561at33183), with product MAAAAAAPAGTFMPGTKVQVGNHRVVIEKYLSEGGFAHVYVVRLPQPVDGSETAVLKRVAVPDKAALANMRTEVETMKRLKGHRHIVTYIDSHASQLKGGGFEVFLLMEFCAGGGLIDFMNTRLQNRLTEPEVLKIFTDVAEGVACMHYLKPPLLHRDLKVENVLISLNGSSYCYKLCDFGSSASPRPPASSAAEGRLIEDDVQRHTTLQYRSPEMIDVYRKQPIDEKSDIWALGVLLYKLCYYTTPFEEVGQMAILNASFKFPAYPHFSDRLKLLIASMLKEHPQNRPNIYQVLREACHMRGKDVPIRDIYSGRSQSEARQHHKLPTPAETPKIGAVFSPPMQETQIIPDIAPMRRGRPSKPTSAQHSAKPSPSPLRAASHDPFAALDGGAKRTHPDELASRFPTLDQFTLIHEKSGKFEFEPTVSADTNIPTDDLSKRITNALADDAFVKPATAPPPHRSPALGIQPTKTSRPLLEAKTTQTNILPERSSQQVPIYQPAPQRPLMVSTGTMTSPSPPPRPGESSSIPSRPGHRLSEASQSKRQSWEHGLNILSKSRDILGRRSSRNLSSEELPKSPVSSRPSLEGSRPHVLDVNDSLTTRSKSANAKSRPSSAYVGPRVEYLRDRDSSASSYDPGSPREPDDGAELLRPVRSGADRNISSDVDYLRAKEEEEQSRKQEKRSSTGSKHIKRSSLSSLSLSGTKTLFAGRFGDAFRRFENNAPQEIMGLSSEERNADLSPITGSEVADMSDDGRGFNEEDLSPETRRELERRRLSQEEKRVAHAAAEYRQRVAEKGGLGGSAEGGRSSTIQNKAKQFERSLPERPAPVSTRKPVHSPNKELSSRPTSKDTSTAGGFTPQCDQPQSPQSPFLARSGPRPVAPPKPKNLRSHADTSIDPDMEGHLSMDHKPSTTKEDWEISFSRRYPSLSGLELVETEIDLPPTATKVPLVRTKEV from the exons ATGGCCGCCGCCGCTGCAGCTCCCGCAGGCACCTTCATGCCGGGAACGAAGGTGCAGGTTGGAAACCACCGGGTCGTCATAGAGAAATACCTCTCCGAGGGAGGATTTGCGCACGTCTATGTCGTTCGGCTTCCACAGCCCGTCGATGGCTCTGAAACCGCCGTACTAAAACGGGTCGCCGTCCCCGATAAAGCAGCCCTGGCCAATATGCGCACAGAGGTCGAGACGATGAAGAGATTGAAAGGTCATCGGCATATCGTCACATACATCGATTCACATGCATCGCAGCTGAAGGGAGGCGGCTTTGAAGTGTTCTTACTCATGGAGTTCTGCGCCGGTGGTGGATTGATTGATTTTATGAACACGAGACTTCAGAATCGTTTGACCGAGCCAGAGGTCTTGAAGATATTCACGGATGTGGCGGAGGGCGTTGCCTGCATGCACTATCTAAAACCCCCTTTATTGCACAGGGATTTGAAGGTGGAGAATGTGCTTATTTCACTTAATGGCTCGTCGTACTGCTACAAACTCTGCGATTTTGGATCTTCAGCGTCTCCGCGGCCGCCTGCATCATCAGCGGCAGAGGGGCGCTTGATCGAGGACGACGTTCAACGGCACACGACCCTGCAGTATCGTAGCCCTGAGATGATCGATGTATACCGGAAACAGCCGATAGATGAGAAGAGCGATATATGGGCGCTGGGAGTATTGTTGTACAAGCTCTGCTACTACACAACACCTTTCGAAGAGGTCGGCCAGATGGCAATTCTCAACGCAAGTTTTAAATTTCCAGCATACCCGCACTTCTCCGATCGGTTAAAACTCTTAATAG CGTCGATGTTGAAGGAGCACCCGCAGAATCGTCCAAACATCTACCAGGTTTTGCGAGAGGCGTGTCACATGCGAGGAAAGGACGTGCCCATTCGTGAT ATTTATTCCGGCCGTTCACAATCCGAGGCTCGTCAGCATCACAAGCTCCCAACGCCTGCCGAGACACCAAAAATCGGTGCTGTATTCTCTCCGCCTATGCAAGAAACTCAAATAATACCAGACATCGCTCCAATGAGGAGAGGAAGGCCGTCGAAACCTACTTCGGCTCAGCACTCCGCTAAGCCCAGCCCTTCACCTCTTCGAGCTGCATCTCACGATCCATTTGCGGCGCTCGATGGAGGGGCGAAACGGACACACCCTGACGAATTGGCCTCGCGGTTTCCGACGCTGGACCAGTTTACTCTCATACACGAAAAGAGTGGGAAGTTCGAATTTGAACCCACTGTGTCTGCCGATACAAATATACCGACAGATGATCTTTCTAAAAGAATTACAAATGCCCTTGCAGACGACGCATTTGTCAAACCGGCCACTGCTCCTCCTCCCCACAGAAGCCCTGCCTTGGGTATACAACCTACTAAAACCTCTCGCCCACTTTTGGAAGCGAAGACCACTCAGACAAATATTCTCCCCGAACGCTCTTCtcaacaagtcccaataTACCAGCCTGCACCCCAAAGGCCACTTATGGTGTCCACCGGCACTATGACTTCTCCATCTCCCCCGCCGCGACCCGGAGAGAGTTCATCGATACCTTCCCGACCTGGACATAGACTCTCCGAAGCGTCGCAGTCTAAACGACAATCATGGGAACATGGCCTTAACATACTGAGCAAATCGCGGGATATTTTAGGAAGGCGATCGTCAAGGAATTTGTCCTCCGAGGAGTTGCCCAAATCACCCGTATCTTCCCGACCATCCTTGGAAGGATCCCGTCCGCATGTGTTGGACGTCAATGATTCTTTGACCACTCGTTCTAAGTCCGCGAACGCAAAATCCCGGCCGTCGAGTGCGTACGTTGGACCCAGAGTTGAATATCTCCGGGATCGAGATAGCTCGGCTTCTTCCTACGATCCCGGCTCTCCGCGAGAGCCGGATGATGGTGCAGAGCTATTGCGTCCGGTACGATCCGGGGCCGATCGCAATATATCATCTGATGTTGATTATCTACGAGccaaggaagaagaagaacaaagtCGCAAGCAAGAGAAGCGCTCAAGCACGGGGTCTAAGCATATCAAACGATCAAGTTTATCGTCATTATCCTTATCTGGAACGAAGACGCTATTCGCTGGTCGGTTTGGCGATGCCTTCCGTCGATTCGAGAATAATGCGCCCCAGGAGATCATGGGCCTGTCGTCGGAAGAGAGGAACGCTGATCTGAGCCCTATCACGGGGTCAGAAGTTGCTGATATGAGCGATGACGGCCGAGGATTCAATGAGGAAGACTTGTCTCCTGAGACACGCCGAGAGCTCGAACGCCGTCGGTTATCTCAAGAGGAAAAACGAGTTGCGCATGCCGCGGCCGAATATCGTCAGAGAGTGGCGGAGAAAGGAGGTCTGGGTGGATCAGCGGAAGGAGGTAGATCATCAACCATACAGAACAAG GCAAAGCAGTTTGAAAGGTCACTCCCTGAAAGGCCAGCGCCTGTTTCTACGCGAAAGCCTGTGCATTCTCCAAATAAGGAGCTTAGCTCAAGACCGACATCCAAAGACACGAGTACAGCTGGCGGTTTTACGCCACAGTGCGATCAGCCGCAGTCACCACAATCACCCTTCCTAGCGCGCTCCGGACCGCGCCCAGTCGCGCCTCCAAAGCCAAAGAATCTCCGCAGCCATGCTGACACATCCATTGACCCAGACATGGAAGGACATTTATCTATGGACCACAAACCCTCCACCACAAAAGAAGACTGGGAAATCAGTTTCAGTCGACGCTATCCGAGTCTATCTGGACTTGAATTGGTTGAAACGGAAATAGATTTACCCCCGACTGCCACCAAGGTACCGCTGGTACGCACGAAGGAAGTATAG
- the NUT2 gene encoding RNA polymerase II mediator complex subunit (EggNog:ENOG410PNX9~COG:K~BUSCO:15093at33183): MAPITLSQIDEDLKDVIQNFFEIQSAVHGYLGPETQQELVKKLKSLTVSLQTLSAHAAPDPSYVQSPPSRTGLSPADPPVQSIQLPPEIIDYVDAARNPDIYTREFVELVQKSNQELKGKMEAFASFRDVLAKEMASAMPECKKEVERVVKATGGSVDAGGCG, translated from the exons ATGGCGCCGATTACCCTGAGTCAGATTGATG AGGATCTCAAGGACGTGATCCAGAACTTCTTCGAGATCCAGTCGGCCGTTCATGGATACCTGGGGCCGGAGACCCAACAAGAATTAGTCAAGAAGCT AAAATCCCTTACAGTCTCCCTTCAAACCCTCTCTGCTCACGCAGCACCTGACCCTTCCTACGTCCAATCCCCACCATCTCGAACGGGCCTCTCCCCCGCCGATCCTCCTGTCCAAAGCATCCAACTTCCACCCGAGATCATAGACTATGTCGACGCGGCGCGCAATCCGGACATATACACGAGAGAGTTTGTGGAGTTGGTACAGAAGTCGAATCAGGAGTTGAAGGGGAAGATGGAGGCGTTTGCTAGTTTTAGGGATGTCTTAGCCAAGGAAATGGCGAGTGCGATGCCGGAGTGTAAGAAGGAGGTTGAGAGGGTGGTGAAAGCAACCGGTGGGAGTGTGGATGCGGGAGGGTGCGGTTGA